In Pedobacter sp. SL55, the following proteins share a genomic window:
- a CDS encoding ammonium transporter: MSKILFKQWAPFAILIIAAIAALFVPLLPNFDEGKYSGPDVAFILVCAALVFLMTPGLAFFYGGMVHRKNVLSTMIKSVVAAGVISVLWVIVGFSLAFGDSIGGFIGNPQTFFFFQGVNSGPAWGTIPLSLFAVFQLMFAIITPGLVVGAVAERIRFTAYILFIVLFAIFVYSPLAHWTWHADGILFKMGVLDFAGGTVVHISAGMAALAGALVLKRRRSHLEHKEVPPANIPYVLIGTGLLWFGWFGFNAGSALGANVLAVSAFITTNVAAGAAGLSWMFFDAARGKKPSVLGFCIGAVVGLVAITPGAGFVSIPSSIFIGVFAAIVSNLVVSWKQKTALDDTLDVFPCHGVGGMVGMLLTGVFATKTVNAAGADGLLYGNPEFFFTQLKGMVLVIVFSFVVSFVIFKLINLILPIRVTADEEEEGLDASQHNEKYTQGTLIVAGQEVPNI; this comes from the coding sequence ATGAGTAAAATTTTATTTAAACAGTGGGCGCCGTTTGCAATTTTAATAATTGCAGCAATAGCCGCATTATTTGTTCCTTTATTGCCAAATTTTGACGAGGGTAAATACAGTGGCCCTGATGTAGCATTTATTTTGGTATGTGCAGCACTGGTATTTTTAATGACACCAGGTTTAGCATTTTTCTATGGTGGTATGGTGCACCGTAAAAATGTACTGTCAACCATGATTAAAAGCGTGGTTGCAGCTGGGGTAATTTCTGTACTATGGGTAATCGTAGGTTTCAGTTTGGCTTTTGGAGATAGTATTGGCGGGTTTATTGGTAATCCTCAAACCTTCTTCTTTTTTCAAGGCGTAAACTCTGGACCAGCTTGGGGCACTATTCCTCTTTCGTTATTCGCTGTATTTCAATTAATGTTTGCCATTATTACCCCTGGATTGGTGGTTGGTGCAGTGGCAGAGCGTATCCGTTTTACTGCGTATATCTTATTTATTGTCTTGTTTGCCATCTTTGTGTATTCGCCCTTGGCACACTGGACTTGGCACGCAGATGGTATTCTGTTTAAAATGGGCGTATTAGATTTTGCAGGCGGTACAGTAGTACATATTTCTGCAGGTATGGCTGCGTTGGCAGGGGCTTTGGTGTTAAAGCGTAGAAGATCTCACTTAGAGCATAAAGAAGTGCCGCCAGCAAATATTCCTTACGTATTAATAGGTACAGGTTTACTTTGGTTTGGCTGGTTTGGCTTTAATGCAGGTTCTGCTTTAGGCGCAAATGTTTTGGCTGTTTCTGCTTTTATTACCACCAATGTTGCTGCCGGTGCGGCAGGTTTATCTTGGATGTTCTTTGATGCTGCCAGAGGTAAAAAACCTTCTGTACTAGGTTTCTGTATTGGTGCGGTGGTAGGCTTGGTAGCTATTACTCCTGGAGCTGGTTTTGTAAGTATCCCTTCTAGTATATTTATTGGTGTATTTGCTGCTATTGTTTCTAACTTGGTAGTTTCTTGGAAACAAAAAACTGCTTTAGATGACACGCTGGATGTTTTCCCTTGTCACGGTGTTGGTGGTATGGTAGGTATGCTTTTAACAGGTGTATTTGCTACTAAAACTGTTAATGCGGCAGGTGCCGATGGTTTACTGTATGGCAACCCAGAGTTTTTCTTTACTCAACTAAAAGGAATGGTTTTGGTAATCGTTTTCAGTTTCGTGGTTTCATTTGTGATCTTCAAATTGATTAACTTGATATTGCCAATTCGTGTAACCGCCGACGAAGAAGAAGAGGGATTAGATGCTTCGCAACACAACGAGAAATATACACAAGGTACGTTAATCGTAGCCGGACAAGAAGTTCCAAATATCTAG